One genomic region from Bacteroidota bacterium encodes:
- a CDS encoding GNAT family N-acetyltransferase — MIQVQLLLGERIRLRALEPQDVELLYKWENDTSVWVASNTQTPFSRFVLEQYIASSHLDLHTNKQLRLMITTRDGLDVGAIDLFDFDPQHQRAGIGILIAEKQDRGKGLATEALNLLIQYCFQQLHIHQLYCNVTVNNEESIHLFKKHQFVITGIKKEWIRIGDQFVDELLMQLVRKGH; from the coding sequence ATGATCCAGGTACAATTGCTTTTAGGTGAAAGAATCCGTTTGCGTGCACTCGAGCCGCAGGATGTTGAATTGCTTTACAAATGGGAAAATGATACTTCCGTTTGGGTAGCCAGCAACACGCAAACTCCTTTTTCAAGATTTGTTCTTGAACAATACATCGCTTCTTCTCATCTTGATCTGCACACGAACAAACAATTGCGGCTCATGATCACGACACGCGACGGACTCGATGTGGGCGCTATAGATCTTTTTGATTTTGATCCCCAGCACCAGCGCGCCGGAATAGGAATTCTCATTGCAGAAAAACAGGATCGCGGGAAAGGCCTTGCGACTGAAGCGCTCAACCTTCTAATCCAATATTGTTTTCAACAGTTGCATATTCACCAGTTGTATTGCAACGTTACCGTGAATAACGAAGAGAGCATTCATCTTTTCAAAAAACATCAGTTCGTTATCACCGGAATAAAAAAAGAATGGATCCGTATCGGCGATCAGTTCGTGGATGAACTGCTCATGCAATTGGTGAGAAAAGGACATTGA